One genomic window of Methanosphaera sp. ISO3-F5 includes the following:
- a CDS encoding DUF2188 domain-containing protein has product MHVTPRENKWTNIISGNQRVTALFETQQEAIDAARTKAITHEDTEVIVHRRDGKIRASNTYNRKMIKKY; this is encoded by the coding sequence ATCCATGTAACTCCAAGAGAAAATAAATGGACAAATATCATTAGTGGAAATCAAAGAGTTACAGCATTATTTGAAACACAACAAGAAGCAATAGATGCTGCAAGAACAAAAGCAATTACACATGAAGATACAGAAGTTATTGTACATAGACGTGATGGGAAAATTCGAGCTTCAAATACTTACAATAGGAAGATGATCAAGAAATATTAA
- a CDS encoding type II toxin-antitoxin system VapC family toxin, with protein MSKLLVDVSFIVALFRKNEDAYNIAKKNKHIIEEHDCYITNYVLNEVITIVSMRTKDIELTKKAYYFMLDNFTIINEQDTHNFNAQVMNLFEKYNQKTFHLSFIDCSLILFYKQYNLDYIVSFDGWFKKVKEIKTYNLTG; from the coding sequence ATGAGCAAACTATTAGTGGATGTATCATTCATTGTTGCATTATTCCGTAAAAATGAAGATGCATACAACATAGCAAAGAAAAATAAACATATAATTGAAGAACACGATTGTTATATTACAAACTACGTACTTAATGAAGTCATAACAATAGTTTCTATGAGAACTAAAGATATAGAGCTTACAAAAAAAGCATATTACTTTATGTTAGATAATTTCACTATAATCAATGAACAGGACACACATAATTTCAATGCACAAGTAATGAACTTATTTGAAAAGTACAACCAGAAAACATTCCATTTAAGCTTTATCGATTGTTCATTAATACTATTTTACAAACAATACAACTTAGATTACATAGTTAGCTTTGATGGATGGTTTAAAAAAGTTAAAGAAATCAAAACATATAATCTTACAGGATAA
- a CDS encoding helix-turn-helix transcriptional regulator: MDEGIGDRLKFLRKKYNFTQKDIGDFLDISQSLLAKVESNERNLKLSKITKLCDLYDVSEEYILYGEGEQTSNILAFRKDNKAIDLKTIARMNKIMNNLKEMKKIYEEHYQDD; the protein is encoded by the coding sequence ATGGACGAGGGTATAGGTGATAGATTAAAATTTTTACGAAAAAAATATAATTTTACCCAAAAAGATATTGGGGATTTTTTAGATATTAGTCAAAGTTTATTAGCTAAAGTTGAATCTAACGAAAGAAATCTAAAATTATCAAAAATAACTAAATTATGTGATTTATATGATGTATCTGAAGAATATATCTTATATGGTGAAGGAGAACAAACTTCCAATATTCTAGCATTTAGAAAAGACAATAAAGCAATAGATTTAAAGACGATTGCCCGTATGAATAAAATAATGAATAATTTAAAAGAAATGAAAAAAATATATGAGGAGCATTATCAAGATGATTAA
- a CDS encoding ImmA/IrrE family metallo-endopeptidase: MINSTYYWNMNDEANKLRRKWYIDEYVPIDIFSIIKNKIPNLTMVFMDMGDKISGASSEFEGYTIIFLNSQQTYGRQRFSLAHELYHLLVEKHSDKEENKQVITCMENSNEKIEKQADEFASCLLLPHNALKYYEEFNGIQKNEDWTIEKIIDAEQYFQISHHALMWRLRNLNMITYEFYQKYKSNPVKKARKMGYNTKLYESYTGKEETTDGMYIYLLNKLYDDNIISIEEKNKYITDAFCD, translated from the coding sequence ATGATTAATTCTACTTATTATTGGAATATGAATGATGAAGCTAATAAATTGAGACGCAAATGGTATATTGATGAATATGTTCCTATAGATATTTTTTCAATTATAAAAAATAAAATACCTAATTTAACTATGGTTTTTATGGATATGGGAGATAAAATTAGTGGAGCTTCAAGTGAATTTGAAGGATATACTATAATTTTTCTTAATTCTCAACAAACATATGGCAGACAACGTTTTAGTTTAGCACATGAACTATATCATTTATTAGTTGAAAAACATTCAGATAAAGAAGAAAATAAACAAGTAATTACATGTATGGAAAATAGCAACGAAAAAATTGAAAAACAAGCCGATGAATTTGCATCTTGTTTACTTCTACCACACAACGCATTAAAATATTATGAAGAGTTTAATGGTATCCAAAAAAATGAAGATTGGACAATAGAAAAAATTATAGATGCAGAACAATATTTTCAAATTAGTCATCATGCTTTAATGTGGAGATTAAGAAATTTAAATATGATAACTTATGAATTTTATCAAAAATATAAAAGTAATCCTGTAAAAAAAGCTCGAAAAATGGGTTATAACACTAAATTATATGAATCATACACAGGTAAAGAAGAAACTACTGATGGAATGTATATTTACTTACTTAATAAATTATATGATGATAACATAATTTCTATTGAAGAAAAAAATAAATATATAACTGATGCTTTTTGTGATTAA
- a CDS encoding phosphoadenosine phosphosulfate reductase family protein, whose protein sequence is MYNVKWDEKINGILLTDEVTELPSPRPVYYEELDLLGFNEFWSYPKSEKPLLWSVGRKYFYKGFPVASTKGGNALKLPTLNIEDSFENLKIKEVNIEKVIKKNEDALFVLENDAIDFIENVCKKYDKYPLSVSFSGGKDSQVVLNLITRVIHSDNIDIIFSDTTLEHEYTYQTVERTIDCYKEKYPDLKFNKANPIKHSKLFFEDMGLPSRFHRWCTPVLKTAPYNNLINKLIGTNTKIVVFEGVRAEESPQRSKYKQIADGVKNPVIVNARPILYWNYTEVFLYNFYKNLPINPLYRYGLTRVGCELCPYSSEWSECITSHINPKFKEEYIPLIKEYAKNRGLFDEKDLNKFVSEGQWKKRAGGKGIISDSSINFTQTLKNFKSISIKPNENFLEWVKVLGNVNYYQKKDIIKGELYIDGIFVPFSLTKKDNKEIIEFYDILGDVKLQNKLKKILQKSTFCVHCGVCDVQCPENAIKTTSKLHIDSNTCIHCERCINFTRYGCYRAKSIDSGLGENRMNKKTTGIDKYSTFGLREEWLEEFFYFGDDWLENNNLGPKQVPALLNWLSEANLINRKTKKMTQLAKDLKIIYENEPLFVWTIIWINLYYNSKVVKWYCDTIDWGTKISKQDLLENIMQSFPNLSKGTLNNAISAMINMFDNSPLGETFNLGSLEKKGRAVKFINKDFITDELDMMAVAYSLFKISEYNSNYDLTVTELYDENFEGGPYKQFGISQKDFERILRGLKERKHNILKVDLVADLDNIFLNEDISTNDLIKFKRDDYYEI, encoded by the coding sequence ATGTATAATGTTAAGTGGGATGAAAAAATAAATGGTATTTTATTAACTGATGAAGTTACTGAATTGCCATCACCACGACCAGTTTATTATGAAGAATTAGATCTTCTAGGTTTTAATGAGTTTTGGTCATATCCAAAAAGTGAAAAACCTTTATTATGGTCAGTCGGAAGAAAATATTTTTATAAAGGATTTCCAGTTGCTAGTACTAAAGGGGGGAATGCTTTAAAGTTACCCACTTTAAATATAGAAGATTCTTTTGAAAATCTAAAAATTAAAGAAGTTAATATTGAAAAAGTTATTAAAAAAAATGAGGATGCATTATTTGTTCTTGAGAATGATGCAATAGATTTTATCGAAAATGTATGTAAAAAATATGATAAATATCCATTGTCTGTATCATTTAGTGGAGGTAAAGATTCACAAGTAGTTCTTAATCTCATTACTCGTGTCATACACTCAGATAATATAGATATTATTTTTTCAGATACAACTTTAGAACACGAATATACATATCAAACAGTTGAAAGAACTATTGATTGTTATAAAGAAAAATATCCTGATTTAAAATTTAATAAGGCTAATCCTATTAAGCATTCAAAACTTTTTTTCGAAGATATGGGTTTACCAAGTAGATTTCACAGGTGGTGTACACCAGTACTTAAAACAGCACCTTATAATAATTTAATTAATAAATTAATTGGAACTAACACTAAGATAGTAGTTTTTGAGGGTGTTAGGGCTGAAGAAAGTCCACAACGTAGTAAATATAAACAAATAGCTGATGGAGTTAAAAATCCTGTTATTGTTAATGCAAGACCTATATTGTATTGGAATTATACAGAGGTATTTTTATATAATTTTTATAAAAATTTGCCTATTAACCCTTTATATAGATATGGTCTTACACGTGTGGGTTGTGAATTATGCCCTTATTCGTCAGAATGGTCAGAATGTATAACTTCTCATATTAATCCAAAATTTAAAGAAGAATATATTCCTTTAATTAAGGAATATGCTAAAAATAGAGGATTATTTGATGAGAAAGATTTAAACAAGTTTGTATCTGAAGGGCAATGGAAAAAAAGAGCTGGTGGGAAAGGAATAATTTCTGATTCATCTATTAATTTTACTCAAACACTAAAAAATTTCAAATCTATATCTATTAAACCAAATGAAAATTTTTTAGAATGGGTTAAAGTACTTGGTAATGTTAACTATTATCAAAAAAAAGATATTATTAAAGGAGAATTATATATTGATGGAATTTTTGTTCCTTTTTCATTAACTAAAAAGGATAATAAAGAAATTATCGAGTTTTATGATATTTTAGGTGATGTCAAACTTCAAAACAAATTGAAAAAAATATTGCAAAAATCTACATTTTGTGTTCATTGTGGTGTTTGTGATGTTCAATGTCCAGAAAATGCAATAAAAACTACTTCAAAACTACATATTGATTCAAATACATGTATTCACTGTGAACGATGCATAAATTTCACACGTTATGGCTGTTACCGTGCAAAATCTATTGATAGTGGATTGGGGGAAAATAGAATGAATAAAAAAACTACTGGAATTGATAAATATTCAACATTTGGGTTAAGAGAAGAGTGGTTAGAGGAATTTTTTTATTTTGGTGATGATTGGCTAGAAAACAATAATTTAGGACCTAAACAAGTTCCTGCATTATTAAATTGGTTATCTGAAGCAAATTTGATTAATCGAAAAACTAAAAAAATGACTCAATTAGCTAAAGATTTAAAAATTATATATGAAAATGAACCATTGTTTGTTTGGACTATAATCTGGATTAATTTATATTATAATTCTAAAGTTGTTAAATGGTATTGTGATACAATTGATTGGGGTACAAAAATATCAAAACAGGATTTATTAGAAAATATAATGCAATCATTTCCTAATTTAAGTAAAGGAACTTTAAACAATGCAATAAGTGCAATGATAAATATGTTTGATAATTCACCATTAGGTGAAACTTTTAATTTAGGTTCTCTTGAAAAAAAAGGTCGTGCAGTTAAATTTATTAATAAAGATTTTATTACTGATGAATTGGATATGATGGCTGTAGCTTATTCTTTATTTAAAATCAGCGAATATAACTCAAATTATGATTTAACAGTTACAGAATTATATGATGAAAACTTTGAAGGTGGACCCTATAAACAATTTGGAATTTCACAAAAAGATTTCGAACGAATTTTAAGGGGATTAAAAGAAAGAAAACACAATATATTGAAGGTAGATTTAGTTGCAGATTTAGATAATATCTTTTTAAATGAGGATATTTCTACTAATGATTTAATCAAATTTAAAAGGGATGATTATTATGAAATATAA